In Geopsychrobacter electrodiphilus DSM 16401, a single window of DNA contains:
- a CDS encoding MoaD/ThiS family protein: MNIRVRLFGLFRIDRFNEEDRSFQSGTSARQVIEELQLPFHLLGIILINERHAELDDFLQEGDSISILPLFGGG; the protein is encoded by the coding sequence ATGAACATCAGGGTGCGTCTGTTCGGTCTCTTTAGGATCGATCGTTTTAACGAAGAAGACCGTAGCTTTCAGTCTGGCACCAGTGCCCGACAAGTAATTGAGGAACTTCAACTGCCCTTCCATCTACTTGGGATTATCTTGATTAACGAACGACATGCAGAACTTGATGATTTCTTACAAGAGGGGGATAGCATCTCGATCTTACCCTTGTTCGGAGGAGGTTAG
- a CDS encoding iron-containing alcohol dehydrogenase, producing the protein MSDFIFQTTPTIINAPGSTSRLGQFATELGMTRVLLVSDAMLAKIGLLDKAIAGLRDGGMEVEVFADVLADPPVSNVLAALQLAQDFKADGVVGFGGGSSMDVAKLVAFLCSSSQSLSDIYGVGMAKGKRLPLIQVTTTAGTGSEVTPIAIVTTGESEKKGVVAPQLLPDIAVLDAELTTGLPPGVTAMTGIDAMVHAIEAYTTRLKKNPISDTLARQALKLLFENIRLVMANGSDLEARSQMLVGAMLAGQAFANAPVGAVHALAYPIGGQYHVPHGLSNSLVLPHVMRFNLPVASKEYAELAREIFDDLGSASDLAAGAELISALGQLIADVGLETRLSQVGIEEQVLPQLAEAAMLQTRLLVNNAREITFDDVLQIYKDAW; encoded by the coding sequence ATGAGCGATTTTATTTTTCAAACAACACCCACAATTATTAATGCCCCGGGGAGTACGTCAAGACTCGGACAGTTCGCGACTGAACTCGGGATGACGCGCGTGCTGCTAGTCAGTGATGCCATGCTCGCCAAGATCGGTCTTCTTGATAAGGCGATTGCCGGATTGCGCGACGGCGGGATGGAGGTTGAAGTGTTCGCCGACGTCCTAGCTGATCCCCCTGTCAGTAATGTCCTGGCCGCATTACAACTTGCGCAGGATTTTAAGGCCGATGGGGTTGTTGGTTTCGGTGGTGGCAGCTCGATGGATGTTGCCAAATTGGTTGCTTTCCTATGTTCTTCCAGCCAAAGTCTGTCGGACATCTATGGGGTCGGTATGGCAAAGGGCAAGCGGTTACCGCTGATTCAGGTCACCACGACGGCCGGAACCGGTTCAGAAGTAACGCCCATTGCTATTGTGACGACTGGGGAGAGTGAAAAAAAGGGGGTCGTCGCGCCGCAACTGCTCCCCGATATCGCCGTGCTCGATGCCGAACTGACGACGGGACTTCCTCCCGGGGTGACCGCCATGACCGGGATTGATGCCATGGTCCACGCCATTGAAGCCTACACCACTAGGTTAAAGAAGAACCCGATTTCAGACACCCTTGCCCGTCAGGCACTGAAGCTGCTGTTTGAGAATATTCGTTTGGTCATGGCTAACGGTAGCGACCTCGAAGCCCGTTCTCAGATGCTTGTTGGTGCTATGCTCGCCGGGCAGGCCTTCGCCAACGCTCCGGTCGGGGCGGTCCATGCCCTGGCCTACCCGATCGGCGGGCAGTATCACGTGCCCCACGGCCTGAGCAATTCGCTGGTTTTGCCCCATGTCATGCGCTTCAATCTACCGGTTGCGAGCAAGGAGTATGCGGAACTTGCCCGCGAAATATTTGACGATCTCGGCTCAGCTAGCGATCTGGCCGCAGGTGCTGAGCTGATCTCTGCGCTGGGGCAACTGATCGCAGACGTTGGGCTTGAAACACGCCTGAGCCAAGTTGGAATTGAGGAGCAGGTTTTGCCCCAGTTGGCCGAAGCAGCGATGTTGCAGACTAGACTACTGGTCAACAATGCACGCGAAATTACCTTTGATGATGTATTGCAGATATACAAGGATGCCTGGTGA
- a CDS encoding ATP-binding cassette domain-containing protein has translation MLKINNLSVNIQKIPILREVSLSIETGSMVGLIGRNGAGKTTLMRTVMGLMPFVSGSAQIEGVDMTKIEPHHRAKLEIGYMPEDRRLIPDLTVEENILVPAWASKIPDYEARLAWVYELMPEVAGFASRKALQLSGGQQKLVALARALLCGRKLLLLDEPFEGVAPALCQRLMDVLHVLKAEGLSVLLSESDYSHSAGLVDKVFIIERGQIVEKSLT, from the coding sequence ATGCTGAAAATTAATAACCTGAGTGTCAACATCCAAAAAATCCCGATCTTAAGAGAGGTCTCGCTGTCGATCGAAACCGGGAGCATGGTCGGGCTCATTGGGCGCAATGGTGCGGGCAAAACAACATTGATGCGCACCGTCATGGGCCTCATGCCCTTTGTCTCGGGCTCGGCCCAGATTGAAGGCGTCGACATGACAAAAATTGAACCCCATCATCGGGCCAAACTGGAGATTGGTTACATGCCCGAGGATAGGCGACTTATCCCCGATCTTACCGTTGAAGAGAATATCCTGGTTCCGGCTTGGGCGAGCAAGATCCCCGATTATGAGGCCCGCCTGGCCTGGGTCTATGAACTGATGCCTGAGGTTGCTGGATTTGCGAGTCGTAAAGCACTACAGCTTAGCGGCGGCCAACAAAAGTTGGTTGCATTGGCGCGCGCTCTGCTCTGTGGCCGGAAGCTCCTGCTGTTGGATGAACCTTTTGAGGGGGTGGCTCCGGCTTTATGTCAACGACTCATGGATGTCCTGCATGTTCTGAAGGCAGAGGGTTTGTCCGTGCTGCTGTCTGAATCTGATTATTCCCATTCAGCGGGTTTGGTAGATAAGGTCTTTATCATTGAACGGGGACAGATTGTCGAAAAGTCCCTGACCTGA
- a CDS encoding ABC transporter ATP-binding protein, translating to MSSILETRGLTKSFGAVTAAANINVIISEKEIVGVIGSNGAGKTTFINMVTGYMKPSGGNIFFRGRDITGFNPRQVTRTGICRSFQVAQLFPELTALENMLVAHTMLSKKRLGVQTPLKSKANIEAAMAVLASYAIEHSAHVPVWTLPQGIRKLLDIAMAMASGPDLLLLDEPTSGVAIEEKFGLMDTVMDAVNRSGAASLFVEHDMEIIGRYATRVIAFYDGHIIADGPTEEVLNNPEVKEYIVGSALHLQQPEDGQHAEN from the coding sequence ATGTCAAGTATCCTTGAAACCAGAGGTTTAACCAAAAGTTTTGGTGCCGTGACTGCGGCCGCAAATATCAATGTAATTATCAGTGAGAAAGAAATTGTCGGAGTGATCGGATCCAACGGAGCCGGGAAAACGACTTTTATAAATATGGTGACCGGGTATATGAAGCCAAGTGGTGGCAACATCTTCTTCCGGGGCCGGGATATCACTGGATTCAACCCACGACAGGTTACAAGAACCGGTATCTGCCGTTCCTTTCAGGTGGCACAACTGTTCCCTGAATTGACCGCGCTGGAAAACATGCTGGTCGCTCACACCATGTTGAGTAAGAAGAGGTTGGGGGTGCAGACTCCGTTAAAGAGCAAAGCGAACATTGAAGCGGCTATGGCCGTTCTCGCCAGTTACGCTATAGAGCATTCTGCCCATGTCCCGGTTTGGACCTTGCCCCAGGGTATTCGTAAGCTGCTGGATATTGCCATGGCGATGGCGAGTGGACCTGACCTGCTGTTGTTGGATGAACCGACCAGTGGAGTTGCCATCGAAGAGAAGTTTGGTTTGATGGACACGGTGATGGATGCAGTAAATCGTTCGGGGGCAGCAAGCCTCTTTGTCGAGCATGACATGGAGATTATTGGACGTTATGCCACGCGCGTCATCGCTTTTTATGACGGCCATATTATCGCCGACGGTCCGACAGAAGAGGTTTTGAACAATCCCGAAGTGAAGGAGTACATCGTAGGCTCCGCATTGCATTTGCAACAGCCTGAGGATGGTCAACATGCTGAAAATTAA
- a CDS encoding branched-chain amino acid ABC transporter permease, translating into MIKIDNTSRNLCLSLVLLLLVGTILPNWFAFLTTVSLAKAMVVVGLVLLMRSGLVSFGQGLYYCLGGYTVGIAGQYLGITDAVGILFVSAFIAGCLAALLGLLLCRYREIFFAMLTLAFSMILYGVLVKTEGLGSTDGFNVAQVTLFGWVPSPEKLSLVVYSLACLVAFLTAFFMHRYYQSGMGFAGEAIRENEIRVEYLGVSPKRVVFIKYVLAAMLAAVGGAITALVAGHVDPELAYWTTSGEFVFVALLGGTGHVVAAFIAAFLFEVIRTIAFDLAPYTWQMILGTTLLLVIFFLPKGLWSLLKANKARGQ; encoded by the coding sequence ATGATAAAAATAGATAATACCTCACGCAACCTGTGCCTTTCACTCGTTCTGCTGCTTTTGGTTGGCACGATCCTGCCCAACTGGTTCGCTTTTCTCACCACCGTATCTTTGGCCAAGGCGATGGTCGTTGTCGGTCTGGTCCTCCTGATGCGGTCTGGTTTGGTCTCTTTCGGTCAAGGACTCTATTACTGTCTCGGGGGCTATACTGTTGGTATCGCGGGTCAATATCTGGGGATCACCGATGCGGTCGGCATTCTGTTTGTTTCGGCCTTTATTGCCGGTTGTCTCGCAGCCCTGTTGGGCTTGCTGCTGTGTCGTTACCGGGAAATATTTTTTGCCATGTTGACCCTGGCCTTTTCAATGATCCTTTATGGGGTTTTGGTCAAGACGGAAGGGCTGGGAAGTACTGACGGGTTCAATGTTGCCCAGGTGACGCTGTTCGGCTGGGTTCCCAGCCCGGAAAAGTTAAGTCTTGTTGTTTACAGCCTCGCTTGCCTGGTGGCCTTTTTGACCGCATTTTTTATGCATCGCTATTACCAATCAGGCATGGGATTCGCTGGCGAAGCCATCCGTGAAAATGAGATCCGGGTTGAATATCTCGGGGTCTCACCGAAACGCGTGGTCTTTATCAAGTACGTGCTGGCGGCGATGCTGGCGGCTGTTGGCGGGGCGATCACGGCGTTGGTTGCCGGACACGTCGATCCAGAATTAGCGTATTGGACTACTTCGGGTGAATTTGTGTTTGTTGCACTCCTCGGCGGTACCGGACATGTGGTCGCAGCGTTTATCGCGGCCTTTTTGTTTGAGGTTATCCGAACCATTGCTTTCGATCTGGCTCCCTATACCTGGCAGATGATTCTCGGCACCACGTTGTTGTTGGTCATTTTTTTCCTGCCGAAGGGATTATGGTCTCTTCTTAAGGCGAATAAAGCGAGGGGACAATAA
- a CDS encoding branched-chain amino acid ABC transporter permease has product MDTLLVILIDGLVYSSWLFIVAAGLTLVYGVMKILNMAHGSLYAIGAYSAASMVGWYFTAGYVPWASYLVFIGAAIVAGAFAGLLIERGLLRVMYGRDEVVMILVTYGVLLIMEDVIKLLWGVQAYYAYQPYTLVGRTKLLGITFANYDFLLIAAAVVIGTMLWAGLNRTIQGKLLKAVIHDREISMAMGINVKRTFFITFILGSALGALAGGLTAPSLSVVPGIGIEVGILAFAVVVIGGLGSVGGAAVGALMVGISRSIAVHTFPQVELFVIYGVMALVLVVRPQGLFVSTVARKI; this is encoded by the coding sequence ATGGACACACTTCTGGTCATTCTGATTGATGGACTTGTCTATTCATCCTGGCTGTTTATTGTTGCTGCCGGCTTAACTTTGGTTTATGGCGTCATGAAAATCCTAAACATGGCCCACGGAAGTCTGTATGCCATTGGAGCCTATTCAGCCGCTTCAATGGTCGGCTGGTACTTTACCGCAGGGTATGTCCCTTGGGCCAGCTACCTAGTGTTTATCGGAGCCGCGATCGTAGCCGGAGCGTTCGCGGGTTTATTGATTGAGCGCGGGTTATTGAGGGTGATGTATGGCCGCGACGAAGTTGTCATGATTTTGGTGACCTATGGCGTCCTATTGATCATGGAAGATGTGATTAAGCTGCTCTGGGGCGTGCAGGCGTACTACGCCTATCAGCCTTATACTCTGGTTGGCCGCACAAAATTACTAGGGATCACATTCGCCAACTACGATTTTCTGCTGATTGCGGCCGCTGTTGTGATCGGAACCATGCTCTGGGCCGGGTTGAATCGGACAATTCAAGGCAAATTACTCAAGGCGGTTATCCATGACCGGGAGATCAGCATGGCCATGGGGATCAATGTCAAAAGAACTTTCTTTATCACTTTTATTTTGGGTAGCGCGCTAGGTGCTCTTGCTGGTGGGCTTACGGCTCCATCTCTTTCGGTGGTCCCAGGGATCGGAATCGAAGTGGGGATTCTCGCCTTTGCAGTTGTGGTCATCGGTGGGCTTGGCAGCGTTGGCGGGGCAGCAGTTGGTGCCCTGATGGTCGGCATCTCGAGATCAATCGCCGTTCATACCTTTCCGCAGGTCGAGCTGTTCGTCATTTACGGGGTTATGGCTCTGGTTCTAGTGGTGCGGCCACAGGGTCTGTTTGTGTCGACTGTTGCGAGGAAAATCTGA
- a CDS encoding ABC transporter substrate-binding protein yields MVNDSKPGSRSKLNGATVFLTLLLTATLSLGMSVSARAEDGNFKVGLVTFLSGGAAGPFGIPARNAAELLVEAINNGTLPAPYNTKGIAGQSIEPITIDEAGGGTKQVGEYRNLVQRKDVDAVIGYISSGDCMAIAPVVEEMGKLTIFFDCGTPRIFEENKYKYLFRTGPTSTMDNVAAARYVLDIKPDLKSISGINQNYSFGQDSWSDFKGAMETLKPSVKVKTEQFPKIYAGQYGAEISALMLEKADVIHSSFWGGDMEGLVLQGAARGLFDDFTGVFTCGETGMYRLADQIAEGTIIGARGPFGVYAPKSPLNDWFRKNFSARFGTPPTYPAYKMAQALLGLKAAADKAAAGKGKKPSQDEIIAALTGLEFEGPGGTVKMALGNGHQAVQDMYYGQYSKKDGKPTIENVKRYPADCVNPPDGVSSTEWIKNGLKQSICK; encoded by the coding sequence ATGGTAAATGATAGTAAACCCGGTAGCCGTTCTAAGTTGAATGGCGCAACAGTATTCTTAACCTTATTGCTGACTGCAACACTTAGTCTCGGCATGTCGGTATCTGCACGAGCCGAAGACGGTAACTTTAAGGTCGGTCTGGTTACCTTCCTTTCGGGTGGTGCTGCCGGCCCTTTCGGTATCCCCGCACGTAATGCTGCGGAACTTCTTGTCGAAGCCATAAACAACGGCACCCTGCCAGCCCCTTACAACACCAAAGGGATTGCCGGGCAGTCGATTGAGCCAATCACTATTGATGAAGCTGGCGGTGGCACCAAACAGGTCGGAGAATATCGCAACCTGGTCCAGCGCAAGGATGTAGATGCGGTCATAGGCTATATTTCAAGCGGTGACTGCATGGCCATTGCTCCAGTCGTTGAAGAGATGGGCAAATTGACGATCTTTTTCGATTGCGGAACCCCACGGATTTTTGAAGAGAACAAATATAAATACCTGTTTCGCACCGGCCCGACATCCACCATGGATAATGTTGCCGCAGCGCGCTATGTCCTGGATATCAAGCCTGACCTGAAATCAATTTCAGGTATCAACCAGAACTATTCTTTCGGACAGGACTCCTGGTCTGACTTCAAGGGCGCCATGGAGACCCTTAAGCCGAGCGTTAAGGTCAAGACAGAACAATTTCCAAAAATCTATGCTGGCCAGTACGGAGCAGAAATCTCTGCTCTGATGCTGGAAAAGGCCGATGTTATCCACTCCAGTTTTTGGGGTGGCGATATGGAAGGTCTGGTTCTGCAGGGCGCAGCCCGCGGCTTGTTCGATGACTTCACTGGCGTCTTTACTTGTGGTGAGACCGGCATGTACCGCCTAGCCGACCAAATTGCCGAGGGTACCATTATCGGTGCGCGCGGCCCCTTCGGTGTCTATGCCCCCAAAAGCCCCCTCAATGACTGGTTCCGTAAGAACTTTTCGGCCCGTTTCGGCACGCCTCCAACTTACCCGGCCTACAAAATGGCTCAGGCACTCTTGGGGCTGAAGGCTGCTGCGGATAAAGCTGCCGCGGGCAAAGGCAAGAAACCATCCCAGGACGAAATTATTGCGGCCCTTACCGGTCTGGAATTCGAGGGCCCGGGTGGCACCGTAAAAATGGCACTCGGTAATGGTCATCAAGCTGTACAGGATATGTACTACGGACAGTACTCTAAAAAAGATGGCAAACCGACGATTGAGAACGTCAAGCGCTACCCTGCCGATTGTGTCAATCCCCCTGATGGTGTGAGTAGTACCGAATGGATCAAAAACGGACTAAAACAATCCATCTGTAAGTAA
- a CDS encoding sigma 54-interacting transcriptional regulator, with the protein MRESELYFLSNLQGPVAAVLNASHNGIMILDREGTVVFYNAAASRIFEGNPVAIVGQHFSTVRPEAWPELQHVLATGQPQIGHKLSLPGATIIVNRSPIIIGGSVVGAISVFQDISEYESIISKLQGYQTLHRELEAIFESSEDGLYIADGHATTIQVNNAYERITGLSRKNLIGKNLNDLVAAGVFDYSATLAVLQDRKQSSMLQNLKSGKQIMVTGTPVFNDAGDIELVVTNVRDITELNHLRVELEDSRQLSSRYYQSILEQEGMEQMLKDMVVKSKEMQHVVHRAVKVAASDISVLLSGESGTGKTMLARAIHQMSKRKERPFVKINCGTIPESLIESELFGYEKGAFTGASKEGKAGLIEAAHGGTLFLDEIGELKLALQVKLLEVIEEKSFTRVGGAKIIKVDVRIIAATHRNLQEMMKLGQFREDLFYRLNVVPINIPSLRERREDIPPLIYKFMEEYNQRHNTNKWFSPVALNRLQSFHYPGNVRQLLNILEQLTVMSDKETIDLEDLPMEISTLPLVSPPGLDGVQNLKGALEALEKKMIENALKLHPTELAAAKSLGIHTTTLWRKASKHSLK; encoded by the coding sequence ATGCGGGAAAGCGAACTATATTTTTTGTCGAACCTGCAGGGCCCCGTCGCCGCGGTTCTTAATGCCAGTCATAACGGAATTATGATTCTTGATCGGGAAGGTACAGTGGTTTTTTATAATGCTGCGGCCTCTAGGATCTTCGAGGGGAATCCGGTTGCTATCGTCGGTCAGCATTTCTCAACGGTTCGCCCCGAAGCCTGGCCAGAGCTTCAGCACGTTCTGGCTACTGGCCAGCCTCAAATAGGTCACAAACTCTCTCTCCCTGGGGCCACGATCATTGTCAATCGCAGTCCGATCATCATTGGTGGGAGTGTTGTGGGGGCAATTTCGGTATTCCAGGATATCTCTGAATACGAATCGATCATTTCCAAACTACAGGGTTATCAGACTCTCCATCGCGAATTGGAAGCCATTTTCGAGTCCTCGGAGGATGGCCTCTATATTGCTGACGGCCATGCGACCACGATCCAGGTAAATAACGCCTATGAGCGGATAACCGGGCTATCTCGAAAAAATCTGATTGGTAAAAATTTGAACGATCTGGTAGCTGCCGGGGTTTTTGACTATTCGGCCACTCTTGCGGTACTTCAGGATCGAAAACAGTCTTCAATGCTCCAGAATCTCAAGAGTGGCAAGCAGATCATGGTTACCGGTACGCCGGTATTCAATGATGCTGGAGATATCGAGCTTGTCGTCACTAATGTGCGGGATATTACCGAGCTAAATCACCTGCGTGTCGAGTTGGAAGACAGCCGTCAGTTGAGCAGCCGCTACTACCAGTCAATCCTTGAGCAAGAGGGTATGGAGCAGATGCTCAAAGATATGGTGGTCAAGAGCAAGGAGATGCAGCATGTGGTTCATCGCGCCGTCAAGGTTGCCGCTTCTGATATCTCGGTTCTGCTCAGCGGTGAATCTGGGACCGGAAAAACGATGTTGGCTCGGGCCATTCATCAGATGAGTAAGCGCAAGGAGCGACCCTTCGTCAAGATCAATTGCGGAACAATCCCCGAATCCCTGATCGAAAGCGAGCTATTCGGTTATGAAAAGGGAGCCTTCACTGGCGCCAGCAAGGAAGGGAAGGCGGGCTTGATTGAGGCCGCTCATGGCGGAACCCTTTTTCTGGATGAGATCGGTGAGTTGAAGCTAGCGCTACAGGTTAAACTGCTGGAAGTCATCGAGGAAAAATCTTTTACTCGGGTGGGAGGGGCCAAGATCATCAAGGTCGATGTTAGGATTATCGCTGCCACCCACCGGAACCTTCAGGAGATGATGAAACTGGGGCAGTTTAGAGAAGACCTCTTTTACCGACTCAACGTGGTGCCGATTAATATTCCCTCATTGCGTGAGCGGCGTGAAGATATTCCTCCACTGATCTATAAATTTATGGAGGAATATAACCAGAGACACAATACCAATAAGTGGTTTTCCCCTGTGGCACTGAATCGACTCCAGAGCTTCCATTATCCGGGGAATGTCCGCCAACTGCTTAACATTCTAGAGCAGTTAACGGTTATGTCCGATAAGGAGACAATTGACCTCGAAGATTTGCCGATGGAAATTAGTACTCTGCCTTTGGTTAGCCCGCCCGGCTTGGACGGTGTTCAGAACCTGAAGGGTGCATTAGAGGCTTTGGAAAAAAAAATGATTGAGAATGCACTAAAACTGCACCCAACCGAACTAGCAGCCGCCAAGTCACTCGGGATTCACACTACGACACTCTGGCGAAAAGCCAGCAAGCACAGCCTCAAGTAA
- a CDS encoding tetratricopeptide repeat protein translates to MSGAYKNVENLMKQNDYSKALPILLNLIETNPEDWNLHFMVGQCHRFKKDFQAAVSHLEIASKLKPEETVVLHALGIAYQLNNQLNDAVNALSQALDSDPHYVPSMNSLGLTYRILGDLKSALKWYSKAAETHMNITIAPMLADKEISYTDTPDGGRHINDKVFKKSQELLKANPIYATLKNNMGVCFREMGDLDTAREQFTESIVFTPDGFQYDEPRKNLAAITGS, encoded by the coding sequence ATGTCGGGAGCATATAAAAACGTAGAAAACTTGATGAAGCAGAATGATTATTCGAAAGCTTTACCAATCCTCTTGAATCTCATAGAAACTAATCCTGAAGACTGGAATCTTCATTTCATGGTAGGACAGTGCCACAGGTTTAAAAAGGACTTCCAGGCAGCCGTAAGCCACCTAGAGATTGCTTCAAAACTGAAACCTGAAGAGACCGTAGTCTTGCATGCACTGGGCATCGCATATCAATTAAACAATCAACTCAACGATGCGGTTAATGCCCTCAGCCAAGCTCTAGATTCTGATCCCCACTATGTCCCATCAATGAACAGTTTAGGACTGACATATCGCATTCTTGGCGATCTAAAGTCTGCTCTTAAATGGTATTCAAAGGCGGCAGAAACCCATATGAATATCACCATAGCTCCAATGCTGGCTGACAAAGAAATCAGCTACACTGACACACCCGACGGCGGCAGACATATTAACGATAAAGTTTTTAAGAAATCGCAAGAACTGCTAAAGGCAAACCCCATATATGCCACTCTAAAAAACAACATGGGGGTCTGCTTCAGAGAAATGGGAGATCTCGACACAGCACGAGAGCAATTCACAGAGTCGATAGTGTTCACACCTGATGGTTTTCAATATGACGAGCCGAGGAAGAATCTTGCGGCTATCACTGGATCGTGA